From Quercus robur chromosome 8, dhQueRobu3.1, whole genome shotgun sequence:
ggggatgtccgatgggacaagcactcaagtaagggtccagatgatcaacaagtgtaagaccACGATGGCTTCAAGAAAACTATATAAGAAAGGAAGTCCCCATGAGGAGGGGGacggaaaaaaagaagagagaatacGGTAGCAGTACAAACGACCATAATTTTCAAACAGTGACCGACATACATTCATCTTGTCTCCTCGGACTGAGGATCTATGGATACTAACGTGCTTTACTTGTGTTCAACTGTTGTATAGCCCAATAATAACCGCTGTCCAATTTGCTAAGACCTAGTTCTACAGCCCACGctttataaattcattgtttctcGGCTCTGTGGACCAAGACCCCATAccttttgggcttgggccccgaattgtgaccctacaataacaataacaacaacaacaataataataataataataataataataataataataataataatagttagatttaaggtttgttttttaatttagtttaaattttatgagttggattttttttattaatctaaaTGCTAacgtggcatttaaaaaatgataattataattttattttattttattagccacgttAGCATATAACATGCCAATAGTACACTCTGTTTACCACATATGCAATTTCTGTTACTAGATTGACGATAAGAACCAAAATAGAATCGATTTTCTGATTTCAGGGATTGACTTAGAagcaaaatcaatttagggacccAATTGAGAATGGACccaaaatttagggaccaaaagtgtatttttgcctttaacaaattaacaaaatgcTAAATTGAGCATGCtgaaaactattaaaaatgaGATTTAAAGAAATCTTaggtttattttcttattttgttgaatatttaaATGGGATgcttcacatcaaattaagctACCATTCAAACTACGGAAATTATACCACACAAACACAACTTGACATTTTGAGATGCACTTTCAAAACTACAACTATACATAAAAATTTGTCCCTTGAAGGAACTAAATGACACAACACTGAACACGACAACAAAATCCACCCCACTTGTTCTCTTgaaaatggaatttttttttccagtcttAAGACAACATCGGAGATTCCCTGTGGACTGCAAACTATCTAGCTCAAtagagtgcttttttttttttttttgctatgatAGTTCAATAGAATTAGAATTTAACATTAAACTAAACTTTATTCTAGATTTCCCACCtaatcaatttcaaattatcTTCCTTTAAGTTAACCTTGCTTTGACCATTGGTAGCATTTCTTTGCTTCTAAATATGGTAGACAGGCCCATGGGGAAAATCTGCATATAACTGTCCTCCTCTGATATTCATATAACAGTGCTTAAGAGTTTAAATTTAATGATACCCCTTGCCCCATTCCATTATGCCACTCCATTGGACTTCAGGACTTTTGATTAGGCACCAGCTTATCATTGTTTCCAGATTTTGAATcattaggaaaaaaagaaactctTAAGAGGAAAATTAAAGTTAAATTCTAAAGTTAATGCAACAAATTTCCATGAAATTTTGGTCCCATAAGTTTTGTGCATATTTTGCATAAAACATCAGTTTCATGTGTATAGAGAATTTTGTTTTGGATGGTATCCTTTTTTGAAGATAATATCATCTCTTGgagttctttctcaaaaaaaaaaaaaaaaaaaaaaaaaaaaaaaaaaaatatcatctctTGGAgttttatttagcaaaaacaGTTATTCTCTTGTCAAACTTATAACATTTGCAGCAACTAAAGCATATGGGAAACCAACATAGGAAGACGCAAGAGCTGTAAACAAAAACACAgatttaaattgaaaatgtaaaaaaagcAATGTGCCGTACATGTTCAGAGTATGATTGCCTGCTTCATAAGGATAATTTTCACATGGACAAAGTCATAAAGTTCTGCAGCAAATTCCACACCAGCTAGACAACCAGAATCTGCTACTGAGACAATACGACGCCATTTTAGTCGGAAAACccgaaaaaggaaaagaagaaaaaaatcgtGGAGATGCGGGGTATCGATCCCCGTACCTCTCGCATGCTAAGCGAGCGCTCTACCATCTGAGCTACATCCCCATTCGTgattttacttatcaataattaaattttaaaaacgaGTACTGCTCATGCCACATAAAGTCTCAGAGCCTAAAGGAATCTGAtggtcttaaattttttttttttgatagatctGATGGTCTAATTTGGTTGTACTTTTCAGCATTAGAGACCTTTTTGAATATCTTCAAATTTCTTGAGTCATATACTtttcaggggaaaaaaaaatcgtcTTGTTTCTAtatatcaagttttttttttttttttcgtaaatGTGGGTTACATTACCCATTCAAATGtatggatttatttttatttttttaaattggagcgcaattaaaattttatttaaaattttgatttcttctcaaatttttttttttgaaattttgattgaattattttcttttaagttttgaagTTTTTATGGTCATTATACATGTGATAGTAAATTACAGCATTTTCAGAACAATACTTAAATAGccattgaaaattaaatattttgaaaaattgattggaaaatgataaattcaaaaaataatgcttataaattagaattaaacctaaaacataaatacaattttttatagcTAAATTCAAACTATCCTATTCATCATGGCATGCGGCATCTTTTTACAAATGAAACCATATATAATAGAGTAATTTTagtatcacaaaataaaatatatgaatttttgtgtataatatattaaagtagGAGTACAATGAGAAtccaaatcaaattcaaattaatttctaCTTGTAGTCTGATTTGATATCAAgtttccattttaattttttagtttttgtgtcaaatgaTACATTCGCAACATTTAGGACGAAAACCATGATaccacaataataatatacaGTAACCTAGATATGACCACCTTATCATCAATATACAATTTAGAATAACAATACAAATATTTTACTCCAAAACTATTTAAGAATTTTAGTAGAAATGTATTTCCAAGAATTcattacaatttttaaaattaaaaaagtaataaggTCTTTTCTATACTCAAGTGTCGATTCAATGGGTGAGGCAAataggcaattgcctaaggctCTCAATGAAAAAAGGCCCTCAAATTTTTACCAATAGAGCTGTACCAATGGAAGTATTAATTAAACTCCAAATAttcaccaataaataaaaagtagtatattttttaattgaagaaaaaccagttaaagaaaaatctttttatgGTATGTGGTAATGATGATTcgtttttctcaattttaaaatgtataACTCATTTAATCTCACACACATAAATGCTGAAAGAACTCATTAATCTCTTACTAGCAAATTAATTTATACTCgaattttatttatagatatcaaatatatactcaaattttatttatagatatcaaatatataattttattaaaattttcaaccatATTTTTTAGTATATGGTTGCTTCACTTAATAAATAGTGTTTATTTTTGTAGTATAATCATTAAGTAATACGATggatttgttttaatttataattttgcatttaaaaatagattttaaatgaaaaaaaaaatccaaagttaaACAAATCTTTgattaatattcaaaatataagaattaatAAGCCCAATTAAGGTAGTCAGTTGCCTTAGACCCCACAATGATTTGAGCTGACCCTGAACTTCAAGGTTTTGAACAACACTATCAGCTTGATTTAGATCCTATGAATGATTTTCATGCACTTGAACAACATAATATGCTCCATAGTccataatgataaaaaataaaaacaaaaactcttgCCTCATTTGTGCTACTTCTGAGTTCTGAtctttaaatcaaataaatgagaGTAAAAATTATGACACGAAGGAAATACAGATACAACAAAAGCAatcaaaaaaatgcaaaattaatgCTTTTATATCATATTGTTCTCctttttcaacaaatataaTGTATTAAAATAGAAGTTGCTAAAAGGATTCAAATCACCACTTCTTTGTtgcaactatcaaattatcaaaaaaaaaaaaaaaatgtcatttttaagttttaaaggTCATTATACACAAAACAGTAAATTAATGCATTttcagaaaaatatataaatagctGCTAGAAAATTAATGGTTAGAAAAAGTGATTGGAAAAtgacaaattcaaaattaatgctcataaataaaagttaaaaccagactcaaattcaattttttttttcaaaaaacaaattcaaattatcTTAATGAATTATGATTGTAGGGACAAAGGCCCAAGATCATATATTGAGCATTGGGCTTTGTCCGAGGATATTGATATGTCTGAGGATGAACAAACAGTTATTAGGAGTTTTTagttaaagtctcataagtagGGGACAAGTGGAGAATGATCcaaggaggaactcctcctcagATATGATGAATGCAGCTCAGATATGTATTCCGACAATTAAAGTGACCCTCCAAGAAGCTCTCATGATAGGAACGTGCCTTACAAACATACTAGAAAGAAGgaaatccaaaaatatctaaggaaaaattgctaccaccgcattaaatgcactgcatctacttttttggccgcatttatgtggagaaacctctgaacagtgctgccttggccacacaactcacaaaaagtcagaaagggtgtctgatgggacaggtactcaagtagggacttagatgatcaacaagtgtaagaccAAGATGACccaaagggagctatataatgtgagagaccctccatgagagagggatcaaaaaaatagagataatacACTGTAGCAAGCTAAATTATCTTTGTATCCATCGgtgattaatttaaataagGGGGGACCTCCTTGGACTGAAAGTATATTAAGATCAGaatctcttatttgtgtttgactGTCATTTAAATCAAAACTAGCTGTTGTTCaattcattagggcctagttcttcgacccactctttacaaatttattgtattagaCTCATTGGGCCAATATCCCATATGTTTTGGGCTTGGACTGTAAATCGAGACTCTACAATGGTCATATGACATGACATCTTCTTTAGAAGTGAAAATaaactttcttatttttttaaaaaaaattaagtagaaATTGTGGTGGGTCCATGTGGAAGATAGGgaaattgtgttttgtttatttatttatttattttatttttttgtggccATGCTTTGTTAAAGGAAATTATATGattaattttctcaaatttatattagaaacaattgattttaattttttttttaaaaatagatttggAATATAGCAATTTGCCCACATTCAGTTGCTTTGAAAACTactgaaaaaaaatcattaagaggtataagaaaattcaataaaacctttaataaaatatatataaattaattttgcacatAATTAAGTTAGtagaaataattaaatatttgtaaagTTACTCAAAAAATACATTGATATTCTTAATTATATTAatcttaacaatttatttttctaattccTTTTAATGACATGTAAGGTAGTACATATATAAGCAAGATTCCATACTGGCAAATGCAAATTTTTCTATGTAAATGCATTTTTTAATGAGGTAAATGCATTTTTCCAtgtatttatttaaaatgaatttatattgttttttttttttttgaggaaaatatagttatttttctaaaatttatataataaattgttAATTTGGAATATGGTATTCTTAgtcaagtttaatttttttagcaaaaattgagaacaaaaccaacaaaaggTAAAAGCAACTTTAATAAcacacataataaaaaaatagaaaaaataatggtGCATTTAAGATAGCtgattcatattcttaattaCGTTAGTTTTTACAATTTacctttcttatctttttaaTGATGTgtaatataatttgaatttattttccaaatattatataaaaaatatttcaaaataagcTTATAGATCTCGCACATCGTATAGGATAACCGCTAGTAACTAAGAAATTCATATCTTACACATCACACACAATAGAGTTTTTGCACATTTTTGTTAATCCATGAGCAAGATCTATATAGACGTCAAATATGTGAACCCATGGATCCACTCAActcatatatttctttctttctttcttttaaaatttttttttaatccaagtaataataatattgatttatttttgagttttttttttcatagatatATAATTACTTTGatgaccctattttttattttttattttttttgtttcttttcaagAAAAGCCATATTTTTTTcaacaaccatttttttttttccatttgatAAAACACTGATAATtaattctctcaaaatttttattttcaatatcaAAACGTATGTAATAAATGTCATAttatccctatttttttttttagaatccttATTATCCCtagttaaaaaatatcatcaagtACGAAATTATGAATGTATCTAACGCTCATATGGATTCACAAAAATGAtgtgaataaaaacttaaaaaggaaTATTGAAGTCATTTTGATGATTCAATAATAAAGTTTTGAGGTTTGAGTAATTCCCGCAAACCTCTTTTTTTACTTGAAGGAATCAGCCagaaaaattttgtgttatataaATCTTGGtaaaatcaaacttttctaCAAACTTTCAAATCCTGTAACTGTAAGCTAGACTCTAGAAAAATTTTACGTTTTAGCTTTTCAAGATAATCTACAACTTTCCCagaaaattttactacaaatgACTTCAGAAAAATCCTATAGCGATTATGAATTGAGGAATCTTTGACAATTGTCAAATTACCctaacaatattttcttttgcatgGCGTGAACAAATTAATGCACTCTCCTTTCCTTATCCTATAAACTCCAGGAATCTTTGACAATTGTCAAATTACCctaacaatattttcttttgcatgGCGTAAACAAATTAATGCACTCTCCTTTCCTTATCCTATAAACTCCCTTTATTTACTCAATGTACTCAAGaacaaattgttttccatcTTTTCTTCTTGTGATTGACAATGGTTCGCAAGAAGCTCATTGTGAAGAAAATTGAGAATCCTAGCTCGCTTCAAGTAACATATTGTAAGCGTAAGGATGGAATTATTAAGAAGGCTTCTGAATTAGCAGTTTTATGTGATACAGATGTTGGTCTTGTGATGTTCTCTCCTACTGGTCGATTGACTAGCTTTGCAAGCAATGGAAGGTTGAttatcaatattaatttttgaatacTTGGTTTatatctctttcttcctctattGTGCTATTGTTTCTCAAATACATTTTGAGATGATTTTTGTCTTGCTTTTTGTAGGATTGAGGATATCTTTCTTCGTTATGTTGACCGGCCTAATGAACTACGAGGAgggtgtgttttgaaaatgtttctGATTTTATTTGTGCTTTGGTTTATCCTGAATACCTTATTTTTAAGCCAAGTttgttttattatctttttctttgaaTAACATAATACTGTTGTTTGATTGTGCAGGCCTATTGAGAATGAAGAGGTAATTAATTACCACACTTTCTTTTCCCCCTCTCTCTATATGGGCAAACTTACCTTGCTGTGTTATACTTTCTACTTGTAGCGTTTATATCGAAGCCTCAAGAATTCGAAGTATGAAGGAGAAATCCTGGAACAGATAGCAAAGTatgaccttttctttttctctctctcccacacACATACACAGCAGCACAGACCTTTAGCAATTTATGCATGTCTTTTcttctgacttttttttttcttctcttattctCTCTTATTTCTCCATCAAAATGATTCACAAACTGGTAATGGCATGACAAGCTCAGACTTAAGGTAGCATTTGAATTATTTACAGTTTTAGCCTTACAGCTTACAAGAGTGTGCTTTTCATgagtaaccaaaaaaattacacataagTATATGATTTTTCTCTGTTTGGCTTTATAGACTCTTGGAGAAGAACTCCATGATCTCAATCAGCTAGAAGATGAAATGCAGCAAAAAATGAGGTCA
This genomic window contains:
- the LOC126696244 gene encoding agamous-like MADS-box protein AGL104; translation: MVRKKLIVKKIENPSSLQVTYCKRKDGIIKKASELAVLCDTDVGLVMFSPTGRLTSFASNGRIEDIFLRYVDRPNELRGGPIENEERLYRSLKNSKYEGEILEQIAKLLEKNSMISIS